In one Candidatus Nealsonbacteria bacterium genomic region, the following are encoded:
- a CDS encoding UvrB/UvrC motif-containing protein — protein MYWVNFLHIYQPIYQSKEILDRVVNESYRPLFKGLLKIPGIKINLNINASLTEILIKEGYGDVIKNIKRLARAKKLEFTESAKYHPLLPFLKKKEIIRQIQKNNKDNKKYFGNVYNPVCFFPPEMAYSSLVGKTVSRLGYKMIILDDISYNGGKNYSPKDKLFTVKGTGGLIAVFRERRVSNCIMSAVIRNKKEFIDLVKEELKENKYLCTAVDGETFGHHRPGLEKFLFKIVECKKPKQIFFSELPKYFKLKGEISPVKATWASAQEDIIKGVQFYSWKDPKNKVHQLQWRFLNYLIKLSKTKKCSPKIQDKLDRTMASDQFFWASGEPWWSIEMIEKEALSMLKTLKSLPSVTRNQIQKGKDYYKEILSTAFWWQRSGKIEALAKKYKEAVKIPFKERTLGQGKPEVYYAFLELMRRKMQTAAKKKNFERAILWRDAIWKLETKNDIYDALHAVDLLRLEVPDPQLKKIMDRYKEKYKKIKPGQPESRRAIH, from the coding sequence ATGTACTGGGTTAATTTTCTACATATCTATCAGCCAATATATCAATCAAAAGAAATTCTCGATAGGGTGGTCAATGAATCCTACAGGCCTTTATTCAAAGGTCTTTTAAAAATTCCCGGAATAAAAATCAACCTCAATATTAACGCTTCCTTAACTGAAATTTTAATAAAAGAAGGATATGGAGACGTTATAAAAAATATTAAAAGATTAGCCAGAGCAAAAAAATTAGAATTCACTGAAAGCGCTAAATATCATCCCTTATTGCCTTTTTTAAAAAAGAAAGAAATAATCCGCCAAATCCAAAAAAATAATAAGGATAACAAAAAATACTTTGGTAATGTTTATAACCCGGTTTGTTTCTTTCCGCCAGAAATGGCTTATAGTTCTCTTGTCGGAAAAACCGTCTCTCGCTTAGGTTATAAAATGATTATTTTAGATGACATCTCTTATAATGGTGGAAAAAATTATTCTCCGAAAGATAAATTATTTACCGTAAAAGGAACAGGTGGTTTAATTGCTGTTTTCCGAGAAAGAAGGGTTTCTAATTGCATTATGAGTGCTGTTATAAGGAATAAAAAAGAATTTATTGATTTAGTAAAAGAAGAATTAAAAGAAAATAAATATCTCTGTACGGCAGTGGATGGAGAAACCTTTGGACATCACAGACCCGGCTTAGAAAAATTCCTTTTCAAAATTGTTGAATGTAAAAAACCAAAGCAAATCTTTTTTTCCGAACTTCCAAAATATTTTAAGCTAAAAGGAGAAATCAGTCCCGTTAAAGCAACCTGGGCTTCCGCACAAGAAGATATAATAAAAGGTGTCCAATTTTATTCCTGGAAGGACCCAAAAAATAAAGTACATCAGCTTCAATGGAGATTTTTAAATTATCTCATTAAACTTTCAAAAACAAAGAAGTGCAGTCCAAAAATCCAAGACAAATTAGATAGAACCATGGCTTCTGATCAGTTTTTTTGGGCTTCGGGTGAGCCTTGGTGGAGTATTGAAATGATTGAAAAGGAGGCTTTGTCAATGCTAAAGACTCTAAAGTCATTACCTTCTGTTACGAGAAACCAAATTCAAAAAGGCAAAGATTATTATAAAGAGATTCTTTCTACTGCTTTCTGGTGGCAAAGAAGTGGAAAAATTGAAGCTTTAGCGAAAAAATATAAAGAGGCGGTAAAAATTCCTTTCAAAGAAAGAACATTAGGACAGGGGAAACCCGAAGTTTATTATGCTTTTCTTGAGCTAATGAGAAGAAAAATGCAAACAGCAGCAAAAAAGAAGAATTTTGAAAGAGCAATTCTTTGGAGAGATGCTATTTGGAAGTTAGAAACAAAAAACGATATATACGATGCTCTTCATGCCGTTGACCTTTTAAGATTAGAAGTGCCGGATCCTCAATTAAAAAAAATAATGGACAGATATAAGGAAAAGTATAAAAAAATTAAACCGGGACAGCCGGAATCAAGAAGAGCAATACATTAA
- a CDS encoding glycogen synthase — protein MEINQLKKFLPSKKLKILFVASEAAPFAKAGGLGDVLYSLPLALRKLGHDARIMIPRYGTIDPKKYNLKIEIKGLKVPTDQPKYCPTLICNVKKYIGKNAVPAYFLENMEYYEKRANVYGYSDDQIRWALLSRGAIEFLKHSSWVPDVIVASDWQTGLIPNYIKTVYKKDSVVSKIPVVFAIHNLRYQGMCDFRFVQETERDSGREPIPDFFNPRLAKLNWTLRGIMYSNSIIVVSPTYAKEILTPEYGEGLEKILSEKQHKIYGILNGINYKKYNPETSPHIPVHYNIRTITRKKKNKIHLQKRLGLPQNPEVFVIGIVSRLTDQKGFDLLGNIIKPLFKNLSFQLVILGDGDPRYKEMIQKGKERFPEKIGYFFGFDVSLPHLVFAGADAILIPSKFEPCGIVQMQAMRFGCIPIVRKTGGLADTVEDFNPKKRKGDGFVFEEYDSWSLFTTIVRAKTSFEFKNIWEKLIRKVMKKDFSWEKSAKKYLKVLSQLVEKNRK, from the coding sequence ATGGAAATTAACCAATTGAAAAAATTTCTTCCATCAAAAAAACTAAAAATCTTATTTGTCGCCTCTGAGGCAGCTCCCTTTGCTAAAGCAGGAGGGTTAGGAGATGTTTTGTATTCTCTTCCTTTAGCTTTGAGAAAGTTAGGTCACGATGCAAGAATAATGATTCCTCGTTATGGGACAATAGACCCTAAAAAGTATAACTTAAAAATAGAAATAAAGGGATTAAAAGTGCCTACTGACCAACCAAAATATTGTCCAACTCTAATTTGTAATGTCAAAAAATATATTGGCAAAAATGCTGTTCCTGCTTATTTTTTGGAAAATATGGAATATTATGAAAAAAGAGCTAATGTCTATGGATATTCTGACGACCAGATAAGATGGGCTCTTTTATCTCGAGGAGCAATAGAGTTTTTAAAACATTCTTCCTGGGTGCCTGACGTAATTGTTGCTTCTGATTGGCAAACAGGCCTTATTCCTAATTATATAAAGACTGTTTATAAAAAAGATTCTGTTGTTTCAAAAATCCCGGTTGTGTTTGCTATTCATAATCTTCGCTATCAAGGAATGTGTGATTTTCGCTTTGTCCAAGAAACTGAACGTGATTCAGGCAGAGAGCCAATTCCTGATTTTTTCAATCCTCGCCTGGCAAAATTAAATTGGACGTTAAGGGGAATTATGTATAGTAATTCTATTATTGTTGTTTCCCCTACTTACGCTAAAGAAATATTGACCCCGGAATACGGAGAAGGTCTGGAGAAAATACTCTCTGAAAAACAACATAAAATTTATGGAATTTTAAATGGAATTAATTATAAAAAATATAATCCAGAAACATCTCCTCATATCCCCGTACATTACAATATAAGGACTATTACGAGAAAAAAAAAGAATAAAATTCACCTTCAAAAAAGATTAGGACTACCCCAAAATCCAGAGGTTTTTGTGATAGGAATTGTCTCTCGCCTCACTGACCAAAAAGGATTTGATTTGTTAGGAAACATTATAAAACCCTTATTCAAAAATTTATCTTTTCAGCTTGTGATTTTAGGAGACGGAGACCCGCGATATAAAGAAATGATTCAGAAAGGAAAAGAGCGATTTCCTGAAAAAATTGGTTATTTTTTTGGCTTTGATGTCTCTCTACCACATTTGGTTTTTGCAGGAGCTGACGCTATCTTAATTCCGTCCAAGTTTGAACCCTGCGGAATAGTTCAAATGCAGGCAATGAGATTTGGCTGTATTCCTATTGTCAGAAAAACGGGGGGGTTAGCCGATACAGTAGAAGATTTTAATCCTAAAAAAAGAAAGGGTGATGGCTTTGTCTTTGAAGAGTATGATTCTTGGTCATTATTTACAACTATTGTCAGGGCTAAAACTTCCTTTGAGTTTAAAAATATATGGGAAAAATTAATAAGAAAGGTGATGAAAAAAGATTTTTCCTGGGAAAAATCAGCTAAAAAGTATCTGAAAGTTCTTTCTCAGTTGGTTGAAAAAAATCGCAAATAA
- a CDS encoding DUF333 domain-containing protein — MDKRVKEILEDLYLIDRSLRKHQNEMEKLIEKLLMAKPDVEIDEAFKAKLRAKLLDRVAELKAKKALFWNFFNFQKFSYVHALSLFLLCALLIVPAVYYLNRQAPTEEPPVFEEIPMFANRASVFCEEQGGVLEHRMVEAGQKGFCIFEDGSECGQWDFFRGECQKGERFCKDMCGDGICQEFVCMALGCPCFETKETCPEDCK; from the coding sequence ATGGATAAAAGAGTTAAAGAAATCTTAGAAGATCTCTATCTCATAGATAGGAGCTTGAGAAAGCACCAAAATGAGATGGAGAAGCTAATTGAAAAGCTTTTAATGGCAAAGCCCGATGTTGAGATTGACGAAGCCTTCAAAGCAAAACTAAGAGCTAAATTATTAGACAGGGTAGCTGAGTTAAAAGCCAAAAAAGCCTTATTTTGGAATTTCTTTAATTTCCAAAAGTTTTCTTACGTCCATGCCTTAAGCTTATTCCTTCTTTGCGCTCTTTTGATTGTCCCTGCTGTTTATTATTTGAACAGACAGGCGCCAACAGAAGAGCCGCCTGTTTTTGAAGAGATACCCATGTTTGCCAATCGAGCTTCGGTTTTTTGCGAAGAGCAGGGAGGCGTTTTAGAACACAGAATGGTTGAGGCGGGGCAGAAGGGATTTTGCATATTTGAAGACGGCTCAGAGTGCGGCCAGTGGGACTTTTTCCGGGGAGAATGCCAGAAAGGAGAAAGATTCTGCAAGGACATGTGCGGTGACGGCATATGCCAGGAGTTTGTCTGCATGGCTCTTGGCTGTCCTTGTTTTGAGACAAAAGAAACTTGTCCGGAAGACTGCAAATAA
- a CDS encoding DNA primase: protein MFNSPIEEIKSKLDIVEVIGSYIQLKKAGASYRALCPFHSEKTPSFFVSPARQIWHCFGCNEGHSIFDFVMKIEGVEFGDALRMLAQKAGVELKPIRPELRTKRQRLYEICELSTKFFEKQLGNSSKGKKAKDYLLKRGISEESVKKWRLGWAPDSWQGLTNFLVSENYKKEEVEKTGLVIRNERGKYYDRFRARIMFPVFDFNSQVIGFGGRVLQKSEKIAKYVNTPNTILYDKSKILYGLDKAKVEIRKKDFCILVEGYVDVVMAHQSELINTVATSGTALSNYQLSILKRYSDNLFLAFDMDFAGDKATKRGIDLAQSKGFNLKVVKLPEDNDPADVLSKAPKRFKKLVDNSLSILDFYFQNAFGQFDEKKPEGKREISKVLLPVIKRIPNKIEQSHWIQQLARRLNVSEKDVVEELRRIKTERVSDVEISILESPNPIFQKTRKELLEERLMSLILKEPQSFDLINKEVISCLSSKNQEVISILNNFENQKNLSQELVNFLSYLSLKADIEEIEEEKIIPEIKFCLKEIKFLKVKDRLNKISLEIKRAEEEKDSKKIKELTEKFNQWVKKIITN, encoded by the coding sequence ATGTTTAATTCTCCAATTGAGGAAATAAAATCAAAACTTGATATAGTTGAGGTTATTGGTTCTTATATCCAACTAAAAAAAGCAGGAGCAAGTTATAGAGCTTTATGTCCTTTTCATTCTGAGAAAACTCCTTCTTTTTTTGTTTCTCCTGCCAGACAAATATGGCATTGTTTTGGGTGTAACGAAGGGCATAGTATCTTTGATTTTGTAATGAAAATAGAAGGTGTAGAATTTGGTGATGCTCTAAGGATGTTAGCTCAAAAAGCTGGCGTTGAATTAAAACCAATAAGACCAGAATTGCGGACTAAAAGACAAAGACTGTATGAAATTTGTGAATTGTCAACTAAATTTTTTGAAAAACAATTAGGGAATAGTTCAAAAGGAAAAAAGGCAAAAGACTATCTTTTAAAGAGGGGGATAAGCGAGGAATCAGTTAAAAAATGGAGATTAGGTTGGGCTCCAGATAGCTGGCAGGGATTAACTAATTTTTTGGTTTCAGAAAACTACAAAAAAGAAGAAGTTGAGAAAACTGGGTTGGTAATAAGAAATGAAAGAGGCAAGTATTACGACCGTTTCAGGGCAAGGATTATGTTTCCGGTCTTTGATTTTAACTCTCAGGTAATTGGCTTTGGAGGTAGAGTATTACAAAAATCAGAAAAGATTGCTAAATATGTCAATACCCCTAATACCATTTTGTACGACAAAAGTAAAATTTTATATGGCTTAGATAAAGCAAAAGTAGAAATAAGAAAGAAAGATTTTTGTATTTTAGTTGAAGGTTATGTAGATGTAGTTATGGCTCATCAATCAGAGTTGATAAATACGGTCGCTACTTCAGGTACTGCTTTAAGCAACTATCAATTAAGTATTCTCAAAAGATATTCTGATAATTTATTTTTAGCTTTTGATATGGATTTTGCAGGAGATAAAGCTACGAAAAGAGGAATAGATTTAGCTCAGTCAAAAGGTTTTAATCTAAAAGTAGTAAAGCTTCCCGAAGATAACGACCCTGCAGATGTTTTATCAAAAGCACCTAAAAGATTTAAAAAGTTAGTTGATAACTCTCTTTCAATTTTAGATTTTTATTTCCAAAATGCATTCGGTCAATTCGACGAAAAAAAACCGGAAGGTAAAAGAGAAATATCAAAAGTTCTGCTGCCTGTCATAAAAAGGATTCCCAATAAAATTGAGCAGTCTCATTGGATTCAACAATTAGCAAGAAGACTTAATGTTTCAGAGAAGGATGTTGTAGAAGAATTGCGAAGAATAAAAACGGAAAGAGTTTCAGATGTTGAGATATCGATTTTAGAGTCTCCAAATCCGATTTTTCAAAAGACAAGAAAAGAACTTTTAGAAGAAAGATTAATGAGTCTAATTTTAAAAGAACCTCAAAGCTTTGACCTTATTAATAAAGAAGTTATTTCCTGTTTATCATCAAAAAACCAAGAAGTTATTAGTATTTTAAATAATTTTGAAAACCAAAAAAATCTTTCTCAAGAATTAGTGAATTTTCTTTCTTATCTCAGCTTAAAAGCAGATATTGAAGAAATAGAAGAAGAGAAAATAATACCTGAAATTAAATTTTGTTTAAAAGAGATAAAATTTCTTAAAGTTAAAGATAGATTAAATAAAATTTCTCTTGAAATCAAAAGAGCCGAAGAAGAAAAAGACTCCAAAAAAATCAAAGAGTTGACTGAAAAATTTAATCAATGGGTAAAAAAAATAATTACTAATTAA
- a CDS encoding VIT1/CCC1 transporter family protein, with translation MQRIKIRANFIHYKKSKFLYNIREIVFGIEDGMLSTLGALTGIAAGSNNHFFIILSGFVIVIVEAISMGIGSYLSTKSVKEVNERKLEEEKIEIEEGPEEERKELIKMYTRDGWPLTLAKEMALVASKNKSLFLKEMMHRELFTNLGVPEKPIHSGIFMFFSYIIGGSLPVLPYLFLPVSLAMIISITITLIGLFVLGSITTKFTKRRWWKSGFEMFILASIATLAGYVIGVFVNSFIMK, from the coding sequence ATGCAAAGAATAAAAATAAGAGCAAACTTTATTCACTATAAGAAATCTAAATTTTTATATAACATTCGTGAAATAGTATTTGGTATAGAGGATGGTATGCTTTCGACTCTTGGGGCATTAACTGGTATCGCGGCCGGTAGTAACAATCACTTTTTCATTATCTTGTCTGGTTTCGTAATTGTCATAGTTGAAGCAATATCTATGGGAATTGGTTCATATCTTTCAACTAAATCTGTAAAAGAAGTCAATGAACGGAAATTGGAAGAAGAAAAAATAGAGATTGAAGAGGGTCCTGAAGAAGAAAGGAAAGAATTAATTAAGATGTATACGAGAGATGGCTGGCCATTAACTCTTGCAAAAGAAATGGCATTAGTAGCTTCCAAAAATAAATCCTTGTTTTTGAAAGAAATGATGCATAGAGAACTTTTCACTAATCTCGGCGTTCCAGAAAAGCCGATACATAGTGGAATCTTTATGTTTTTTTCTTATATAATTGGTGGAAGTTTACCCGTTTTGCCGTATCTTTTTTTGCCAGTTTCATTAGCCATGATAATCTCTATAACAATTACACTTATTGGCCTATTTGTGCTTGGATCCATAACTACAAAGTTTACGAAGCGCCGGTGGTGGAAATCAGGGTTTGAAATGTTTATCTTAGCAAGTATAGCAACGTTAGCAGGTTATGTTATTGGTGTTTTTGTTAACTCTTTTATTATGAAATAA
- a CDS encoding sigma-70 family RNA polymerase sigma factor, with translation MLKKKTRRLEDRWLAGKKKKKPKVKPKKKTKVRKGKKKRTKKTRQLVGKKRKRLTRTRSKGVFLEEKVEKLINKGQERGFITVSEILYFFPEAEKDIKGLERFYEELEKRGIEVKDVKEFLVPEKKTKTGSRARKIDPVQMYLKEIGRVSFLTADQEKELSKRIEKGDEEAKKKLARANLRLVVSIAKRYIGRSPNLTILDLIQEGNLGLFRAVVKFDWRRGYKFSTYATWWIRQAISRALADQARTIRIPVHMVETLSKFNKAKKRILKSLGRDPLPEEIAAEMGIEVSKVHHLMKISQRTISLETPVGDDEDDSILAEFIKDEKTISPSLDAARVLLRERLKEILVDLTPREQKILSMRFGLEDGITHTLEEVGQVFGVTRERIRQIEAKALEKIRQHRSLKKLKGY, from the coding sequence ATGTTAAAAAAGAAAACCCGCCGGTTGGAGGACCGCTGGTTGGCGGGAAAAAAGAAGAAAAAACCAAAAGTAAAACCAAAGAAAAAGACAAAGGTAAGAAAAGGTAAAAAGAAAAGAACAAAGAAAACCCGCCAGTTGGTGGGAAAAAAGAGAAAAAGACTTACAAGAACTCGTTCAAAGGGTGTTTTTCTTGAGGAGAAAGTTGAAAAACTGATTAATAAAGGTCAGGAAAGAGGTTTTATTACTGTTTCTGAGATTTTATACTTTTTCCCCGAAGCAGAAAAAGACATCAAAGGTTTAGAAAGATTTTATGAAGAATTAGAGAAAAGAGGAATTGAAGTAAAAGATGTTAAAGAGTTCTTAGTGCCGGAAAAGAAAACGAAAACTGGTAGTAGAGCAAGAAAAATTGATCCTGTTCAAATGTATTTAAAAGAGATTGGTAGGGTTTCCTTTTTAACTGCAGACCAAGAGAAAGAACTTTCAAAAAGAATTGAAAAAGGAGATGAAGAGGCAAAAAAGAAATTAGCCAGAGCTAATCTTAGATTAGTGGTTTCAATCGCTAAAAGATACATTGGCAGGTCGCCTAACTTAACCATCCTTGACCTGATCCAGGAAGGAAACCTTGGTCTCTTCCGGGCCGTTGTGAAATTTGATTGGCGGAGAGGTTATAAATTTTCCACCTATGCTACCTGGTGGATAAGGCAAGCAATCAGCCGAGCTTTGGCTGACCAGGCAAGGACAATCAGAATACCTGTTCATATGGTTGAAACCCTTTCAAAATTTAACAAGGCAAAGAAAAGGATTTTAAAAAGTTTAGGCAGAGACCCTTTACCGGAAGAGATTGCAGCTGAAATGGGAATTGAGGTTAGTAAAGTTCATCACTTAATGAAAATTTCTCAGCGAACAATATCGTTAGAAACACCTGTGGGAGATGATGAAGATGATTCAATATTAGCTGAATTCATTAAAGACGAAAAAACCATTTCTCCCTCTTTGGATGCAGCTCGAGTTTTACTTAGGGAGAGATTAAAAGAGATTTTAGTTGATTTAACCCCAAGAGAGCAGAAGATTCTATCAATGAGGTTTGGTTTAGAAGATGGGATTACTCATACTTTGGAAGAGGTGGGTCAGGTATTCGGGGTAACACGTGAAAGAATTCGTCAAATTGAAGCAAAAGCCCTTGAAAAAATCCGTCAACATCGTTCTTTGAAGAAATTAAAAGGATATTAA
- a CDS encoding protease inhibitor I42 family protein, with protein sequence MLKLIITVFISLLIVVGVSYGASHYIVAPAAENTKDAGIQTIEKEVGEDFGIVLEANPTTGYQWTVEFDEGFIELVDRNYIVQEPTFSRNAMVESVMASRDGEIQTEDLPDGARDIIDSNQVREQWAQDQIDGGVIGIENPEESEMEVPVGAGGQESFEFLALKKGETEIKFSYGRSWEEEPIKTLIYKVVIK encoded by the coding sequence ATGTTAAAGTTAATCATTACCGTCTTTATTTCATTGCTTATTGTTGTCGGTGTAAGCTACGGAGCAAGCCATTATATCGTTGCTCCAGCAGCAGAAAACACAAAAGACGCCGGCATTCAAACAATAGAAAAGGAGGTTGGCGAGGACTTTGGAATAGTCTTGGAGGCCAATCCCACTACCGGCTATCAGTGGACAGTGGAGTTTGATGAAGGGTTTATTGAATTGGTTGACAGAAACTATATTGTTCAGGAGCCAACCTTTTCAAGAAATGCAATGGTTGAATCTGTTATGGCTTCCAGAGATGGAGAAATTCAGACCGAGGATCTTCCCGATGGTGCAAGAGACATTATTGATAGCAATCAGGTTAGAGAACAATGGGCGCAGGATCAAATCGATGGAGGAGTTATAGGAATTGAGAACCCGGAAGAGTCAGAAATGGAGGTTCCGGTTGGTGCCGGAGGACAGGAATCTTTCGAATTCCTTGCCCTGAAGAAGGGAGAGACAGAAATAAAGTTTTCTTACGGGAGATCCTGGGAGGAGGAACCGATTAAAACCCTAATTTACAAAGTGGTAATTAAGTAG
- a CDS encoding RNA polymerase sigma factor — MEQEIIEQCKKGNLKEFEKLYDSYFKKIYRFIYYRTGHKETAEDITSQTFIKALEKIQGFDLGRGTFSAWIYCIARNKVIDHYRTRKSELDISEVWGLGKDPSLDIEYRDRLREAENYLKKIKKDQREIVLMRVWDGLSYKEIAEITGKSEANCKMIFSRTIGKLKEEIVLLLILLSIYG; from the coding sequence ATGGAACAGGAAATCATTGAGCAATGCAAAAAAGGAAACCTGAAGGAGTTTGAAAAACTCTACGATAGTTATTTTAAGAAAATATACAGGTTCATTTACTACAGGACCGGGCACAAAGAAACAGCAGAAGATATTACCAGCCAGACTTTTATTAAGGCCCTGGAGAAGATTCAAGGCTTTGACCTCGGCAGAGGAACCTTTTCTGCCTGGATTTACTGCATTGCCCGAAATAAAGTAATTGATCATTATCGAACCAGAAAAAGCGAGCTTGATATTTCTGAAGTTTGGGGCTTGGGCAAAGATCCCAGCCTGGATATTGAGTACAGAGACAGGTTAAGGGAAGCGGAGAATTATCTGAAAAAGATTAAAAAAGACCAGAGAGAGATTGTCTTGATGAGGGTTTGGGACGGCTTGTCTTACAAAGAGATTGCTGAAATTACGGGAAAGAGCGAGGCAAACTGCAAGATGATTTTCTCCAGGACCATAGGAAAACTCAAAGAAGAAATAGTTTTATTATTAATCCTATTAAGCATCTATGGATAA
- a CDS encoding class I SAM-dependent methyltransferase, whose protein sequence is MDKIYQQLGIPEEKKAVSITEKEGKYIYNFLKKNKIKKTLEVGFAYGCSTAYIISATKSQHYVIDAFQGTYSNIGIKNIEKLKLKKFLIFENDSSHNVLPKLLKGGVKVDFAFIDGGHKFDVIFVDFYYIDLLLNNKGYVLFHDAWMRSTQYVISWIKNNKKNYKIIKTPIKNFILVRKIGEDKRVWHYFKGFCTIKSFFSHLIFSLRQKK, encoded by the coding sequence GTGGATAAAATTTATCAACAATTAGGAATACCAGAAGAGAAGAAAGCAGTTTCAATTACTGAGAAAGAGGGTAAATATATTTATAATTTTCTTAAAAAGAATAAAATTAAGAAAACACTTGAAGTTGGTTTTGCGTATGGATGTTCAACAGCGTATATAATTTCTGCGACAAAAAGTCAGCATTATGTGATCGATGCGTTTCAAGGAACTTATTCCAATATTGGGATAAAAAATATAGAAAAGTTGAAATTAAAGAAATTCCTCATATTTGAAAATGATTCATCACACAATGTTTTACCAAAATTACTAAAGGGGGGTGTAAAAGTAGATTTTGCCTTTATTGATGGGGGACATAAATTTGATGTTATATTTGTTGATTTTTATTACATTGATTTATTGCTAAATAACAAAGGTTATGTCCTTTTTCATGATGCATGGATGAGGTCTACTCAATATGTAATTTCTTGGATAAAGAACAATAAGAAAAACTACAAAATTATCAAAACTCCAATAAAAAACTTTATCCTTGTCCGAAAGATTGGAGAAGACAAAAGAGTCTGGCACTATTTTAAGGGTTTCTGCACTATAAAATCATTCTTTTCTCATTTGATTTTTAGCTTAAGGCAAAAAAAGTAA
- a CDS encoding aminoglycoside phosphotransferase family protein: MQILNLLDRKWVEKFLQNRFHKYFPKAEKLIDFKIKTLKIFLDHQRISTRYNLVLSYRNKNLKKSIIVKAEKKPNFDEGISRIKTDYLANLILTNQGLNYLIPRALEYYQPLGAFFYEPIEGTCLKQLSIEHRGEEFLKFIPEVATSLKKIHLVKNHQQIILRNQAWEKRQYKNYLCLMEKYYPFGLDRFKKLIQYCKNFRIKNKNDFSVKNYCLTHGDLHSGNIFISKRQIRFLDFSEARLYDPLSDLGCFFMHTELMLEYDFHANYQEMINKVKNLFYQNYFTRPPTNPEKNRVYYYSLHTLFKIIGYAALNENSDRKLIESNKLLEKLIKIGEEKINL; the protein is encoded by the coding sequence ATGCAAATTTTAAATTTATTAGACAGAAAATGGGTTGAAAAATTCCTTCAAAACCGTTTTCACAAATATTTTCCCAAAGCAGAAAAGTTGATAGATTTTAAGATTAAGACTTTAAAAATATTTTTAGATCACCAACGAATAAGTACCAGATACAATCTGGTTTTGTCTTATAGAAATAAAAATTTAAAAAAATCAATAATTGTTAAGGCGGAAAAAAAACCGAATTTTGATGAAGGGATTTCTAGAATAAAAACAGATTATTTAGCCAATCTCATTTTAACGAATCAAGGACTGAACTACCTTATTCCCCGTGCCTTAGAATATTATCAACCCTTGGGGGCTTTTTTTTATGAACCAATTGAAGGTACTTGTCTTAAACAACTAAGTATTGAACACCGCGGAGAGGAATTCCTAAAATTTATCCCAGAAGTTGCTACGTCTCTTAAAAAAATACATCTGGTTAAAAACCACCAACAAATAATCTTACGGAACCAAGCTTGGGAAAAAAGACAGTATAAAAACTATTTATGTTTAATGGAAAAATATTATCCTTTCGGTCTCGATCGTTTTAAGAAATTAATCCAATACTGTAAAAACTTTAGAATAAAAAATAAAAATGATTTCTCCGTCAAAAACTATTGTCTGACTCACGGAGATCTTCACAGCGGTAATATTTTTATAAGTAAGCGGCAAATAAGATTTTTAGATTTTTCCGAGGCTAGACTTTACGATCCCCTTAGTGACTTAGGTTGCTTTTTTATGCATACTGAATTGATGCTTGAATATGACTTCCACGCAAACTACCAAGAAATGATTAATAAAGTCAAAAATTTATTCTATCAAAATTATTTTACGCGCCCCCCAACCAACCCAGAGAAAAATAGGGTCTATTATTACTCGCTTCATACTCTATTCAAAATTATCGGTTATGCTGCTCTAAATGAAAACAGTGATAGGAAATTAATAGAATCGAACAAATTACTAGAAAAATTAATTAAAATTGGAGAAGAAAAAATAAATCTTTAA